The genomic region CGGCAGCCTGGAGCTGCAGGCCTTTTCGGTTATTGACGCCGCCAATCAGGCAGTGGTGCTGGATTATGTCTGCACCCTGGTGAAGCGGCCGGTGGCCAAGCGGGAGGTGGTCATCCAGGATCTGGCCCTCCTCACCGAGGCTGAGCTGGCGGACGCGGACCTCTCCCGAGGCAGCGTCACCTTGGTCACCGATGTGCCCGTGAGCCGGGCCCGGTTGTGGGAGACGGTGCTGGGCGGCTTCTGTTATGCCCTGGTGGTGGGGGACGACGGCTGGCACCGGCAGGAGATTCATTACCTCCGGCAGGGCCTCCTCACCGGCCGCCGGGAGGTGAGCCACCGGGAGGTGGAGCTGGGGATCCTTGATTCACCCCCGGGGGAGCGCCTGGAGGAAGCCGCCCTCCTGGAGGAGGTGCGGGAGAAGATCAGCCCCTTGCGTTACCGGCTGGAGAAGCTGGAGCGGGTGTGAACCGGGCTTCCCGGCCTGGCGAGTGCGTGGGTCCACACGGGGAGGGGAAGAGAAAGAGCTGGCAGCCTTGGCCCTCTTCCCTCAAAAATATGCCGCACCTTCCATTTAGAACGCCTTGAATCTCAAATCAACCCGCCTTTCTGAACGTCTCGATCGGCAGCTGCGCATTCCCGGCTGGCGCCAGGAGCTCCTCTCCAAGGCCCGGGTGGGAGTGGTGGGGGAAGCGGACCTTCTCACCGCCCTGGTGGTGGTGGGCGCTGCGGCTTTGGGGCTCAACCGCCTCACGGTGCTGGCCCCCGCACTGGAGCCCCGCCTGCTGGACGCAGCCCGCCGCCTCAACCCGGATTTCTCCCTGGCGCATCTGGAGGGCTGGTGCACTCACCCGACCGTGGCCCGAGTCTTCGACGGCTGCCAGGTGCTGGTGGACCTGAGCCGCTACGGCCTGGCCACCAAGATTCTCCTGGAAGAGGGCCGCCGGACCGGAGTGCCGGTGGTGCGGGCCCTGATGACCGGCCCGCCTGAGGCCCTGGAGGGCCGCTTCCTTACCTATCTCCCCGGCCGGGAGACCCGGGAATTGTCCGAGGTGGTCCCGGGTTCCAGTTTCCCGGACCCGTCTCAGGAAGACGGCGCCCTGGCCCTCATCCTGGCGGGGCTGGCCCTGGAGGAGGTGAAAAACCGGCTCATGGGCCAGGGACCGCCATCCCCGCTTCTGACGCTGCCGGCGGGGGGCCCGGCTCCTGCCCTCCCGCAGCCCCTGCTTGTCATCGGGGCCGGCGCCCTGGGGAACATGGTGGCCCTGGGGCTGGTGTGGTCCGGCCTCACCCGCCTGGTGGTGATGGACCCGGACACCATTGAGACCACCAACCTCAACCGGCAGATCCTCTTTTATGATGCGGTGGGCCAGAGCAAGGCCCTGACCCTGGCCCGGCGCCTCGGGGAGCTTTACGGCGCCAAGGCCGAGGGCCGGGAGGAGATGTACTCCGAGGCCACCGATCTCAGCCCTTATGCCGCGGTGTTCGACTGCGTGGACAATTTTGAAACCCGGGTGGTCCTGAGTGAGGCCTGCCGGCGCCAGGGGAAGATCCTGGTGAGCGGCGGGGCCGGGGTGGAGGCGGGCCAGGTGGTGGTCTATCACCCGGCGGAGGGCGGCCCCACCCCGGCAGAGCTCCTGGGATTGGAGGCCATTGTGGCCGGCCGGGCCCGGGAAGAGGCCCAGAGGACCCGGGAGGCCTGCGTCTATCAGCCGGACCCGGCGGTGATCATGACCAACCTCATCATCGGCGGCCTCATGGTGCGGGCCGGCCGCCTGGCCCTGGCAGGCCGGCCGCCGGCGCCGGTCTTCTATGACCGGGGGCGCCTGTCTGTCTGAGGCTGCCGGCCCCCCCCCTCGCGCCAACATGGGCAGGGCTGTGGTCTGTTTCCACCTCAGAGGGGCCAGAAACAGAAAAACCACCCGGGGTTACCAGCTCCCCAGGCCACCTTCCGGCGCCCGGCAAGCCGGCAGCCGGTCCTCCGCTCTCCCTGAGCCCGCCTCTGGTAAGTGATGGCAAGGAAGGGCTGAAAAACGCGCCTCCCCCTTCCAGGTCCCAAGGTTCCTGGACCTTCCCGGGATTCTAGCCCGGGTTATCCCTTTAAGCTCCGCAATTTGTGAATCAAGGCCAGGGTCAGCAGCACCACCGCCGCCCCTTCGCACAATAACAGAAACCAGTAAAAGCTGGTGGCAACCATGGCTCATGTCGTTTTGGAGCCCGGCTCAGGTCCCTGAGACCAGTTTGCCCTCCGTGGCGGGGCGATTGACAACTTGGCGGCATCAAATTGCACCGGCTGTGCCAAAGATAAAGAGAGGTGGGGGCTACCTCCTCCCTTGGCACCCGCCTGAAAATTCGACAGAAAAAAGGTCGGAAATACCTATACTTGCAATTTGCCGGGGCTCAGCGGGGATGAAAGTCTAGACTTAAGGAGCGGCGGTGGGCCGCAACGCGGGGAATTCTTTCAGTTTAAGGAGGGAAACAAATGTTTCATTTCTGAAACAAAAAATCACCTTTGCCAAGGAAAAAAGGAGGAGGGTTCCCTCGCCCCTGCCAGTTCCGGATCCGGGATGCCAGGGGGTAAAGGAGTAATGGCGCCGGAGCTTCTTTGCGTGATGAATACCTTCCTGGGACCCAGAAAGCAGCCTGGGGGGATAGGAGTGATAACGCCAGCCCTTCTTTGCGGGTTTTTTC from Desulfobaccales bacterium harbors:
- a CDS encoding ThiF family adenylyltransferase, with the translated sequence MNLKSTRLSERLDRQLRIPGWRQELLSKARVGVVGEADLLTALVVVGAAALGLNRLTVLAPALEPRLLDAARRLNPDFSLAHLEGWCTHPTVARVFDGCQVLVDLSRYGLATKILLEEGRRTGVPVVRALMTGPPEALEGRFLTYLPGRETRELSEVVPGSSFPDPSQEDGALALILAGLALEEVKNRLMGQGPPSPLLTLPAGGPAPALPQPLLVIGAGALGNMVALGLVWSGLTRLVVMDPDTIETTNLNRQILFYDAVGQSKALTLARRLGELYGAKAEGREEMYSEATDLSPYAAVFDCVDNFETRVVLSEACRRQGKILVSGGAGVEAGQVVVYHPAEGGPTPAELLGLEAIVAGRAREEAQRTREACVYQPDPAVIMTNLIIGGLMVRAGRLALAGRPPAPVFYDRGRLSV